Proteins from a single region of Carassius auratus strain Wakin linkage group LG36F, ASM336829v1, whole genome shotgun sequence:
- the LOC113068161 gene encoding leucine-rich repeat flightless-interacting protein 2, with protein MHSGSLEKAGSLRKRTLSRGMSEDESLKHIIRDAEESSRHLSRSDSRYGSLKRGQRLESHSEDDLLSENLEVTELRASYEERLQEVRTLELQQDVLLFQVDCLQDALESTEEMLAEAQRDNHSLTMELEREREMRRKSEDTLDSLKQELERLREERSSEPLQLRPVLLQASPEGTSVDRDEHTLAHSEGTSVDPNTSQPFQLKNVVFHSQKPGAPGGDDYDESSGYEDAPSEFSPSPSTPDTQTDGALLDSEAEEGEDGTSPSETSLSKSSDSCALS; from the exons ATGCATTCAGGCAGCCTTGAGAAAGCGGGTTCTCTGAGGAAACGGACGCTGTCTCGAGGAATGAGCGAAGACGAGTCTCTCAAGCACATTATCAGAGAC GCAGAAGAATCGAGCAGACACCTGTCACGCAGCGATAGCAGATATGGATCATTAAAAAGAGGACAAAGACTAGAAAGCCAT agtgaagaTGATCTACTCTCTGAAAACTTAGAAGTG ACGGAGCTGAGAGCGAGCTACGAGGAGCGTCTTCAGGAGGTGCGGACCCTGGAGCTGCAGCAGGACGTGCTTCTGTTTCAGGTGGACTGTCTTCAGGACGCCCTCGAGAGCACGGAGGAGATGCTCGCTGAAGCCCAGAGAGACAACCACAGTCTCACCATG GAGCTGGAGCGAGAACGAGAGATGAGGAGGAAGTCAGAGGACACGCTTGATTCATTAAAGCAGGAGCTGGAGAGGTTAAGAGAG GAAAGAAGCAGCGAGCCGCTTCAGTTGAGACCCGTCTTGCTCCAGGCCTCTCCGGAGGGGACATCAGTGGACCGAGACGAACATACGCTCGCACACAGCGAAGGCACCTCCGTGGATCCGAACACGAGCCAGCCGTTCCAGCTGAAGAATGTGGTGTTTCACAGTCAGAAGCCTGGTGCTCCAGGCGGAGATGACTACGACGAAAGCAGCGGCTATGAAGACGCTCCGTCCGAGTTCTCGCCCAGTCCGTCCACTCCAGACACGCAGACGGATGGAGCTCTGCTGGACAGCGAGGCTGAAGAGGGAGAGGATGGGACGAGTCCCTCCGAGACCAGCCTCTCTAAAAGTTCAGATTCTTGTGCTCTGTCTTAA
- the si:ch211-159e12.5 gene encoding uncharacterized protein si:ch211-159e12.5 isoform X1 — MDYKMDFLTCGEKEPLYAKYSTFPGWHSSHTYQHKPSTTTCLQHLSEYIDSTGEPKTWVASGTRTTRDIYDLNKQTEIASSANFHLHTRLSHRELKDYIGEVRNPVPIERQRSDKGRYAERDSHAQHKGWENTWPLNYREIRENSGTNSHNEMQAYADCFHHTPSKNTPRFEVGEWRSSRCASDIEGVLGYDQWTVSPDTSEQFQPTALMSQTNYKTELTGEHRWKRSPWNLRNTESVFPEGSFRQPPSYTAPPAYSSPKKGDKITAIPKVTSDTSVEAFEQTFESRKAPFTDLTETHCDHSSNKGHYIEKINQKQNTESYCRVITGGKHCLEAVNGSTVMRYTTRNTKPTSTQEQLQYRESPHMTHPDITRIKQNKLGRRKGGETVFCLVSRMGEVSGLSSSPEEPLKSHVLPLLTDCKLDDKPTTTEQTNPPQHNDDNRQNQDVCLNKDEALGQLHESLMFGEHRHTPLAQRPSSIQDLGNAIGLDEKKEELHCYVQGNDSESNCLAQKSPMQTEGHEKPCREIIDKFPLWKEPQYQHHSTGTTEQRSQGINDDPEASKRSTNDQQQSLVVIDATCVVVKVELVLLPEKEHVQYVCLTEESPSPNTRDETEVQKQHSSVISSLETPENNTLDERVEKIPGIPHELPRTSVQTHESFSEKHDRSSESHVVDPVKEFEESPSAATTVDDRRVQENKLMVGHSWSGTTLENNEGVEEVLNIMEGQSTAQEDFETFTNARSTSEKTLDMNQSTGLDDREVEHSTQKDNDNHQTDTTKDLTEDSSTEDNISDDKRILASDFFTPVLRKSAENCIKVVLPSPVGSRTLRRSSSSPHLSFTFASNTLDVSNVSASPVVSDTENEPVLPPSFTDTETTQCSGSPRVRSSCTSSFPAPSSAPVPEASENASLPQTRHVPSDDLLCTSLPGEQKMQHAKSLWDAVSRIRKHTAPDSETEEEETLEFGEQTEGADTDLLYQRPNTEDGGELEDNTLEN; from the exons ATG GATTACAAGATGGATTTCTTGACTTGTGGAGAGAAGGAGCCACTGTATGCCAAATACAGCACTTTTCCCGGATGGCATTCTTCACACAC ATATCAGCACAAACCTTCTACAACCACTTGCTTGCAACACCTGTCGGAGTACATCGACTCAACTGGGGAGCCAAAAACTTGGGTGGCGTCAGGAACCAGAACTACCAGGGATATTTATGACCTTAACAAGCAGACTGAAATAGCATCAAGTGCAAATTTTCATTTACACACCAGGTTATCTCACAGAGAATTAAAGGACTACATTGGTGAAGTGAGAAATCCTGTACCGATAGAAAGACAGAGATCAGATAAGGGAAGGTATGCAGAAAGAGACTCACATGCACAGCACAAAGGGTGGGAAAACACATGGCCATTAAACTACAGAGAAATAAGAGAAAACTCTGGAACAAACAGTCATAATGAGATGCAAGCCTATGCCGATTGCTTCCACCATACGCCTTCCAAAAATACACCTCGTTTTGAGGTTGGGGAGTGGAGGTCATCTAGGTGTGCTTCGGACATAGAGGGAGTGTTGGGATATGACCAGTGGACTGTTAGTCCAGACACCTCTGAACAATTCCAGCCAACTGCTTTAATGTCACAGACAAATTACAAAACTGAGCTCACTGGGGAACATCGTTGGAAAAGGAGCCCCTGGAATTTAAGAAATACAGAGAGTGTTTTCCCAGAAGGATCTTTCAGACAGCCTCCATCCTACACGGCACCACCAGCATACAGCTCCCCAAAGAAGGGGGACAAGATAACAGCAATACCAAAGGTTACTTCAGACACAAGTGTGGAAGCATTTGAGCAGACATTTGAGAGCAGAAAAgcaccctttacagatttgacaGAAACACACTGTGATCATTCATCAAACAAAGGACATTATATAGAAAAAATTAACCAGAAACAGAACACAGAGAGTTATTGCAGAGTTATCACAGGTGGAAAACACTGTCTAGAAGCCGTAAATGGATCCACTGTCATGCGGTACACAACAAGAAACACAAAACCAACTTCAACTCAAGAACAGCTTCAGTACCGAGAGTCTCCACACATGACCCATCCTGATATTACTCGGATAAAGCAGAACAAACTTGGAAGAAGAAAAGGTGGTGAGACTGTGTTTTGTCTAGTTTCTCGAATGGGAGAAGTGTCAGGCTTGTCAAGTTCTCCAGAGGAGCCTCTTAAATCCCACGTGTTACCTCTTTTAACGGATTGCAAACTGGATGACAAGCCAACCACCACTGAGCAGACAAATCCACCTCAGCACAATGATGACAACAGACAAAACCAGGACGTGTGCTTGAATAAGGATGAAGCTCTAGGGCAGCTCCATGAATCCTTAATGTTTGGAGAGCATAGGCACACACCCCTAGCTCAGAGACCCAGTTCAATCCAGGATCTGGGTAATGCAATAGGACTAGATGAAAAGAAAGAAGAGTTGCATTGTTATGTCCAAGGGAATGACTCAGAGTCAAACTGTTTAGCCCAGAAATCACCAATGCAGACAGAAGGACATGAAAAACCATGCAGGGAAATCATAGATAAATTCCCATTGTGGAAAGAGCCACAATATCAACATCACTCGACAGGGACGACAGAGCAAAGAAGCCAGGGGATAAACGATGATCCTGAAGCTAGCAAACGTTCAACAAATGACCAACAGCAGAGTCTTGTGGTCATTGACGCAACTTGTGTTGTTGTCAAGGTGGAGCTTGTACTTCTTCCAGAGAAGGAGCATGTCCAGTATGTGTGTTTGACTGAGGAGAGTCCTTCACCAAATACTAGAGACGAGACCgaggtgcagaagcagcacagcAGTGTCATCTCAAGCCTGGAGACTCCTGAAAACAATACTTTGGACGAGAGAGTAGAAAAGATTCCTGGAATACCACATGAGCTTCCCAGGACAAGTGTACAGACACACGAGAGCTTTTCAGAAAAACATGACCGCTCCTCTGAGAGTCACGTAGTGGATCCGGTAAAAGAGTTTGAGGAATCTCCATCCGCAGCTACAACTGTTGATGACCGGCGAGTGCAGGAAAATAAACTGATGGTGGGACATTCCTGGAGTGGAACAACACTGGAGAATAATGAAGGCGTAGAAGAAGTGCTCAACATAATGGAAGGGCAATCCACTgcgcaagaagactttgagacttTCACAAATGCAAGATCCACATCTGAAAAGACCTTAGATATGAATCAGTCCACAGGATTGGATGACAGGGAGGTTGAGCACAGTACACAGAAAGATAATGATAACCACCAAACAGATACTACTAAGGACCTCACCGAGGACAGCTCAACAGAAGACAACATCTCAGATGATAAACGAATACTTGCTTCAGATTTCTTTACACCTGTCCTTAGGAAAAGTGCTGAAAATTGCATCAAGGTTGTTTTACCTTCACCTGTGGGTTCCAGGACTCTCAGAAGGTCAAGCTCTTCACCTCATTTGTCATTCACCTTTGCTTCCAACACCTTGGATGTATCAAATGTTTCAGCTTCTCCTGTGGTTTCTGACACAGAGAATGAGCCAGTGTTGCCTCCATCTTTTACCGACACAGAAACCACCCAGTGCTCCGGTTCTCCAAGAGTTCGGTCAAGCTGTACATCCTCATTCCCCGCTCCTTCTTCTGCTCCAGTTCCAGAAGCTTCTGAAAATGCATCTCTCCCACAGACAAGACATGTTCCTTCTGATGATTTACTCTGCACTTCATTGCCCGGTGAACAAAAAATGCAACATGCCAAGTCTCTGTGGGATGCGGTAAGTCGTATACGCAAACACACTGCTCCTGACTCTGAGACCGAGGAAGAGGAGACGCTCGAGTTTGGGGAACAAACTGAAGGTGCAGACACTGACTTGCTTTATCAGAGACCGAACACAGAAGATGGAGGAGAACTGGAGGATAATACTTTAGAGAACTGA
- the si:ch211-159e12.5 gene encoding uncharacterized protein si:ch211-159e12.5 isoform X2, producing MDFLTCGEKEPLYAKYSTFPGWHSSHTYQHKPSTTTCLQHLSEYIDSTGEPKTWVASGTRTTRDIYDLNKQTEIASSANFHLHTRLSHRELKDYIGEVRNPVPIERQRSDKGRYAERDSHAQHKGWENTWPLNYREIRENSGTNSHNEMQAYADCFHHTPSKNTPRFEVGEWRSSRCASDIEGVLGYDQWTVSPDTSEQFQPTALMSQTNYKTELTGEHRWKRSPWNLRNTESVFPEGSFRQPPSYTAPPAYSSPKKGDKITAIPKVTSDTSVEAFEQTFESRKAPFTDLTETHCDHSSNKGHYIEKINQKQNTESYCRVITGGKHCLEAVNGSTVMRYTTRNTKPTSTQEQLQYRESPHMTHPDITRIKQNKLGRRKGGETVFCLVSRMGEVSGLSSSPEEPLKSHVLPLLTDCKLDDKPTTTEQTNPPQHNDDNRQNQDVCLNKDEALGQLHESLMFGEHRHTPLAQRPSSIQDLGNAIGLDEKKEELHCYVQGNDSESNCLAQKSPMQTEGHEKPCREIIDKFPLWKEPQYQHHSTGTTEQRSQGINDDPEASKRSTNDQQQSLVVIDATCVVVKVELVLLPEKEHVQYVCLTEESPSPNTRDETEVQKQHSSVISSLETPENNTLDERVEKIPGIPHELPRTSVQTHESFSEKHDRSSESHVVDPVKEFEESPSAATTVDDRRVQENKLMVGHSWSGTTLENNEGVEEVLNIMEGQSTAQEDFETFTNARSTSEKTLDMNQSTGLDDREVEHSTQKDNDNHQTDTTKDLTEDSSTEDNISDDKRILASDFFTPVLRKSAENCIKVVLPSPVGSRTLRRSSSSPHLSFTFASNTLDVSNVSASPVVSDTENEPVLPPSFTDTETTQCSGSPRVRSSCTSSFPAPSSAPVPEASENASLPQTRHVPSDDLLCTSLPGEQKMQHAKSLWDAVSRIRKHTAPDSETEEEETLEFGEQTEGADTDLLYQRPNTEDGGELEDNTLEN from the exons ATGGATTTCTTGACTTGTGGAGAGAAGGAGCCACTGTATGCCAAATACAGCACTTTTCCCGGATGGCATTCTTCACACAC ATATCAGCACAAACCTTCTACAACCACTTGCTTGCAACACCTGTCGGAGTACATCGACTCAACTGGGGAGCCAAAAACTTGGGTGGCGTCAGGAACCAGAACTACCAGGGATATTTATGACCTTAACAAGCAGACTGAAATAGCATCAAGTGCAAATTTTCATTTACACACCAGGTTATCTCACAGAGAATTAAAGGACTACATTGGTGAAGTGAGAAATCCTGTACCGATAGAAAGACAGAGATCAGATAAGGGAAGGTATGCAGAAAGAGACTCACATGCACAGCACAAAGGGTGGGAAAACACATGGCCATTAAACTACAGAGAAATAAGAGAAAACTCTGGAACAAACAGTCATAATGAGATGCAAGCCTATGCCGATTGCTTCCACCATACGCCTTCCAAAAATACACCTCGTTTTGAGGTTGGGGAGTGGAGGTCATCTAGGTGTGCTTCGGACATAGAGGGAGTGTTGGGATATGACCAGTGGACTGTTAGTCCAGACACCTCTGAACAATTCCAGCCAACTGCTTTAATGTCACAGACAAATTACAAAACTGAGCTCACTGGGGAACATCGTTGGAAAAGGAGCCCCTGGAATTTAAGAAATACAGAGAGTGTTTTCCCAGAAGGATCTTTCAGACAGCCTCCATCCTACACGGCACCACCAGCATACAGCTCCCCAAAGAAGGGGGACAAGATAACAGCAATACCAAAGGTTACTTCAGACACAAGTGTGGAAGCATTTGAGCAGACATTTGAGAGCAGAAAAgcaccctttacagatttgacaGAAACACACTGTGATCATTCATCAAACAAAGGACATTATATAGAAAAAATTAACCAGAAACAGAACACAGAGAGTTATTGCAGAGTTATCACAGGTGGAAAACACTGTCTAGAAGCCGTAAATGGATCCACTGTCATGCGGTACACAACAAGAAACACAAAACCAACTTCAACTCAAGAACAGCTTCAGTACCGAGAGTCTCCACACATGACCCATCCTGATATTACTCGGATAAAGCAGAACAAACTTGGAAGAAGAAAAGGTGGTGAGACTGTGTTTTGTCTAGTTTCTCGAATGGGAGAAGTGTCAGGCTTGTCAAGTTCTCCAGAGGAGCCTCTTAAATCCCACGTGTTACCTCTTTTAACGGATTGCAAACTGGATGACAAGCCAACCACCACTGAGCAGACAAATCCACCTCAGCACAATGATGACAACAGACAAAACCAGGACGTGTGCTTGAATAAGGATGAAGCTCTAGGGCAGCTCCATGAATCCTTAATGTTTGGAGAGCATAGGCACACACCCCTAGCTCAGAGACCCAGTTCAATCCAGGATCTGGGTAATGCAATAGGACTAGATGAAAAGAAAGAAGAGTTGCATTGTTATGTCCAAGGGAATGACTCAGAGTCAAACTGTTTAGCCCAGAAATCACCAATGCAGACAGAAGGACATGAAAAACCATGCAGGGAAATCATAGATAAATTCCCATTGTGGAAAGAGCCACAATATCAACATCACTCGACAGGGACGACAGAGCAAAGAAGCCAGGGGATAAACGATGATCCTGAAGCTAGCAAACGTTCAACAAATGACCAACAGCAGAGTCTTGTGGTCATTGACGCAACTTGTGTTGTTGTCAAGGTGGAGCTTGTACTTCTTCCAGAGAAGGAGCATGTCCAGTATGTGTGTTTGACTGAGGAGAGTCCTTCACCAAATACTAGAGACGAGACCgaggtgcagaagcagcacagcAGTGTCATCTCAAGCCTGGAGACTCCTGAAAACAATACTTTGGACGAGAGAGTAGAAAAGATTCCTGGAATACCACATGAGCTTCCCAGGACAAGTGTACAGACACACGAGAGCTTTTCAGAAAAACATGACCGCTCCTCTGAGAGTCACGTAGTGGATCCGGTAAAAGAGTTTGAGGAATCTCCATCCGCAGCTACAACTGTTGATGACCGGCGAGTGCAGGAAAATAAACTGATGGTGGGACATTCCTGGAGTGGAACAACACTGGAGAATAATGAAGGCGTAGAAGAAGTGCTCAACATAATGGAAGGGCAATCCACTgcgcaagaagactttgagacttTCACAAATGCAAGATCCACATCTGAAAAGACCTTAGATATGAATCAGTCCACAGGATTGGATGACAGGGAGGTTGAGCACAGTACACAGAAAGATAATGATAACCACCAAACAGATACTACTAAGGACCTCACCGAGGACAGCTCAACAGAAGACAACATCTCAGATGATAAACGAATACTTGCTTCAGATTTCTTTACACCTGTCCTTAGGAAAAGTGCTGAAAATTGCATCAAGGTTGTTTTACCTTCACCTGTGGGTTCCAGGACTCTCAGAAGGTCAAGCTCTTCACCTCATTTGTCATTCACCTTTGCTTCCAACACCTTGGATGTATCAAATGTTTCAGCTTCTCCTGTGGTTTCTGACACAGAGAATGAGCCAGTGTTGCCTCCATCTTTTACCGACACAGAAACCACCCAGTGCTCCGGTTCTCCAAGAGTTCGGTCAAGCTGTACATCCTCATTCCCCGCTCCTTCTTCTGCTCCAGTTCCAGAAGCTTCTGAAAATGCATCTCTCCCACAGACAAGACATGTTCCTTCTGATGATTTACTCTGCACTTCATTGCCCGGTGAACAAAAAATGCAACATGCCAAGTCTCTGTGGGATGCGGTAAGTCGTATACGCAAACACACTGCTCCTGACTCTGAGACCGAGGAAGAGGAGACGCTCGAGTTTGGGGAACAAACTGAAGGTGCAGACACTGACTTGCTTTATCAGAGACCGAACACAGAAGATGGAGGAGAACTGGAGGATAATACTTTAGAGAACTGA
- the LOC113068163 gene encoding EEF1A lysine methyltransferase 3, protein MIGDAAHIFPAEDGLFEETFSTENTYRVHGLNIRIQQDYSASLGVAASVWDSALHLCQFFEKESLDLSGTRIIELGGGTGLVGIVAARLGAHVTITDLPSAVCQIERNIAVNTPLSGWPSDGPTVSALAWGLDHRRFSSSWDFVLGTDIVYLPETFPLLLDTLVHLCRDGAVVYLASSMRREHGAQDFYDRMLPQMFGVELVHRDPESNINIYKATLR, encoded by the exons ATGATCGGAGACGCCGCGCACATTTTCCCAGCAGAAGATGGTTTGTTTGAGGAGACGTTCAGCACGGAAAACACATACAGAGTCCACGGACTGAACATCAGGATTCAGCAGGATTACAGCGCGAGCCTGGGCGTCGCTGCGTCAGTCTGGGACTCC GCTCTGCATTTATGTCAGTTCTTTGAGAAGGAGTCTCTGGATCTCAGTGGGACGCGGATCATAGAGTTGGGTGGAGGAACAGGACTGGTTGGCATAGTGGCTGCACGATTAG GAGCCCATGTGACCATCACAGACTTACCTTCTGCTGTTTGTCAGATCGAGAGGAACATTGCGGTGAACACGCCGCTCTCAGGATGGCCCTCGGACGGCCCCACGGTGTCAGCGCTGGCGTGGGGCCTGGACCACCGCCGATTCTCCTCCAGCTGGGACTTTGTGCTGGGCACAGACATCGTCTATCTGCCTGAAACCTTCCCTCTTCTCTTGGACACACTGGTTCATCTGTGCCGGGACGGGGCTGTTGTCTATCTGGCGTCATCGATGCGCAGAGAACACGGCGCTCAGGACTTCTATGACCGCATGTTACCGCAGATGTTCGGCGTGGAGCTCGTGCACAGAGATCCTGAGagcaatatcaatatttataaagCTACTTTGAGATGA